One genomic region from Henningerozyma blattae CBS 6284 chromosome 2, complete genome encodes:
- the TBLA0B00815 gene encoding glycogen-binding domain-containing protein (similar to Saccharomyces cerevisiae CRP1 (YHR146W) and MDG1 (YNL173C); ancestral locus Anc_2.81) — translation MPKKATYIFRWPNGPKSVKLSGSFNNWSTQIPMEKSISNNDFKLKVIFDLSELDTNDEENRIRFKFIVDDHWSINNYYKTCVERDSGIENNYINIDELQVDFDEFDKEIPVQTEIETETQTQTQEIKQPTDKDSNKDMDKLEGTTAVDNEESTEQPVQQSKKVKIRRKIRTNKLTGERIVMSEDIIDIDNSQTALPDGSSNGYQELIDEDEFFDANKVVTNDMLSVPDVASANDELRQIDTIQLKTGTTPTTAATDIPLDVNNVREQGIQPVRSKKISKDKAGYRKSLVEDDKKQKQDDFVKSESNDSDQPKSILSSLLKKTDSSSKSKSNEKKTKGKKDDGEKKNKPKDKDSSKGLSKSSSKENSPTKSGKEKSKRSSKDSSDQKFIAYNTTPPEKEKKKSKKDTSKNTSKSTSKNTIKSSSKSGSKNASPKGGSSNNEINNKYLNDDDCEHFRESIWIKIKKRLP, via the coding sequence ATGCCCAAAAAAGCCACTTATATTTTCCGTTGGCCTAATGGACCTAAATCAGTCAAGTTATCAggatcatttaataattggaGTACTCAAATACCTATGGAGAAATCGATATCGAATAATGATTTCAAATTGAAAGTTATCTTTGATTTGAGCGAATTAGATacaaatgatgaagaaaatcGGATTCGATTCAAATTTATCGTAGATGATCATTGGTCtataaacaattattacAAGACTTGTGTGGAAAGGGATTCAGGGATtgaaaacaattatattaatatagaTGAATTACAAGTAgattttgatgaatttgataaagAGATTCCAGTGCAAACAGAAATAGAAACAGAAACGCAAACGCAAACCCAAGAGATTAAACAACCTACTGATAAAGattctaataaagatatGGATAAATTAGAAGGCACAACTGCAGTGgataatgaagaatctACGGAGCAACCTGTTCAACAAAGTAAGAAAgttaaaattagaagaaagATTAGAACTAATAAATTAACTGGGGAAAGAATTGTTATGTCTGAAGACATTATTGACATTGATAATTCACAAACAGCCCTTCCAGATGGTAGTTCCAATGGATATCAAGAATTAATAGATGAGgatgaattttttgatgCTAATAAAGTGGTTACTAATGATATGCTATCCGTACCGGATGTTGCTTCTgctaatgatgaattaagaCAAATCGATACTATACAATTGAAAACTGGCACCACTCCAACCACTGCTGCTACAGATATACCTCTTGATGTCAATAATGTACGAGAACAAGGGATCCAACCAGTGAGATCCAAGAAAATTTCTAAAGATAAGGCTGGTTATAGGAAAAGCTTAGTGGAAGATGATAAGAAACAGAAACAAGATGACTTTGTAAAGAGTGAAAGTAATGATTCTGATCAACCAAAATCAATCTTATCTTCACTTTTGAAGAAAACAGATTCCTCTTCGAAATCAAAGTCAAACGAAAAGAAGACGAAAGGAAAGAAAGATGATGGTGAGAAGAAGAATAAGCCAAAGGATAAAGATTCTTCAAAGGGCTTATCCAAATCTTCATCCAAGGAAAATTCACCCACTAAATCTggtaaagaaaaatcaaaaagatCTTCAAAAGATTCCTCTGACCAAAAATTCATAGCTTATAATACAACTCCACCAGAgaaggaaaaaaagaaatccAAAAAGGATACCAGCAAAAATACATCAAAAAGTACCTCTAAAAATACGATTAAGAGTTCATCCAAAAGTGGATCAAAAAATGCATCTCCAAAGGGAGGTTCTTccaataatgaaattaacaacaaatatttaaatgatgatgattgtGAACATTTTCGTGAAAGTATTTggattaaaataaaaaaaagactcCCATGA
- the NOP13 gene encoding Nop13p (similar to Saccharomyces cerevisiae NOP13 (YNL175C); ancestral locus Anc_2.80) → MSKDKETKSQDTELKVDEKQSEKIAQALTDPTKKRKAEDEIEISLESSVPLSKKQKRLLRRGKITLEEINAKYNIDPSSIEEYKKDASKKEGDDKQNDTQDDVKKDVSKYGVWIGNLSFDTTKEELIRLIVAKTKTLEESKQVKDANIIRVKLPLAQNDGKKLKIKGFCYMDFETEAQMESVISLSECQLNGRKLLIKNSKNYEGRPNRDDLVSMSKNPPSRILFVGNLSYDTTDELLRSHFQHCGEIVKIRTATFEDTGKCKGFSFIDFLTEESATKALKDKSCRKIAGRPIRMEYGEDRSKRVVRSVRPKEGFDLPDDYRKENRATRETSTFAKEPSTFKKDNFTKNTYRKNEIGNNNRLKSSIALAKAQRASAAIVPSEGKKTVFD, encoded by the coding sequence atgagTAAAGATAAGGAAACTAAATCACAGGATACTGAACTAAAAGTAGATGAAAAGCAATCAGAAAAAATTGCTCAAGCTTTAACTGATCCtactaaaaaaagaaaagctgaagatgaaattgaaattagtTTAGAAAGTTCAGTTCCTCTTtctaaaaaacaaaaacgTTTATTAAGAAGAGGTAAGATTACTTTGGAAGAAATTAATgctaaatataatattgatcCATCATCTATTGAAGAATACAAGAAAGATGCTTCCAAGAAAGAGGGAGATGATAAACAAAATGATACTCAAGATGATGTGAAGAAAGATGTATCCAAATATGGTGTTTGGATTGGTAATTTATCGTTTGATACTactaaagaagaattaattagATTGATTGTTGCCAAGACCAAGACTTTGGAAGAATCTAAACAAGTTAAAGATGCCAATATAATAAGAGTCAAATTACCTTTAGCTCAAAATGatggtaaaaaattaaaaataaaagggTTTTGTTATATGGATTTTGAAACTGAAGCACAAATGGAAAGTGTTATATCATTAAGTGAATGTCAATTGAATGgtagaaaattattgattaaGAATTCCAAGAATTATGAAGGTAGACCAAATAGAGATGATTTAGTCTCCATGTCTAAAAACCCACCAAGtagaattttatttgttggTAATTTATCATATGACACTactgatgaattattaaggAGTCATTTCCAACATTGTGGTGAGATTGTCAAGATTCGTACCGCTACATTTGAAGATACTGGTAAGTGTAAAGGGTTTTCATTTATAGATTTCTTAACAGAGGAGAGTGCGACGAAGGCATTAAAGGATAAGAGTTGTAGAAAGATTGCTGGCAGACCAATAAGAATGGAATATGGTGAAGATAGAAGTAAAAGAGTGGTTAGAAGTGTAAGACCTAAGGAAGGGTTTGATTTGCCTGATGATTATAGAAAGGAGAATAGAGCTACCAGGGAGACATCTACATTTGCTAAGGAACCTTCGACGTTTAAGAAGGATAATTTTACTAAAAACACATATCGTAAGAATGaaattggtaataataaccgTCTAAAGAGTAGTATTGCATTAGCCAAGGCACAAAGAGCATCTGCAGCCATTGTTCCCTCTGAAGGTAAAAAAACTGTATTTGATTGA